The genomic window CAAGACCGCTTCCTCCGTATTTAGGATCAACCATCATTCCCAAAAATCCAAGCTCACCCATTTTCTTGATTTGCTCAGTTGGAAAAATTTGTTTTTCGTCACGTTCAATAACTCCCGGCAATAATTCATTTTGAGCAAAATCTCTTGCTGCCTGCTGAATCATTAAATGTTCTTCGGTAAGATTAAAATCCATAGTAGTTTACTTTAAATGTTTTTCTCAACCAGATTTCAAACAGATTTCTTTAGTTGATGATTTTTTATGTTTTTTTGTGATTTTTCGTTGCCTTATTTTTTTATACAAAGGCTTCCAAAGATACTTTTTAAATGTTTAAATTACAATGCGCGCATATAAAATTAATAGATCAGCAAAGATTACGATAACGTTTTCGCTATTATTTAACTTTTTTTTGAAAAGAGCATTAATTTGATAACAATTTCTATAAAATTTCTGATTGAAAAATTAGGCTCGAAAGTGTTCTAAAATTTGAAAAATGCGGTTTTTTACCACCCAAAAAATTAAACAATTCTTAAAATCAGCAAAAGTACGTAAACCTACTCTTACTAATTTGATTGTTAATGTAATACAAAGTCCAAACATCAAAATTTTAGTAAAAAAACATTTTCAATATGACCTAAATATTAATAAATTACTATTATTTTTGCCTTAAAAATAAAAATTTGATAGAATATGAAAAAGATTTTACTTTTACTGACAGTCCTTTTAAGTTTGCAATTTTCTACTGTTTCAGCCCAAACCCAAATTGATGTTAATGGTGTTACAGTTCCTAGAAAAATAGAATTTCAAGGCAAGCCATTACAATTAAACGGAGCAGGCGGAAGATCAAAAATGTGGTTGGAAGTTTATGTTCAAGCATTGTACTTATCACAATTAACTCAGGATCCTCAATTCATTATCGATAGTGATACTGAAATGGCTGTTAGAATCGAAATTACTTCTTCTATGGTTTCTTCAAGTAAACTGACAAAAGCAATGAATACAGGTTTTGAAAAATCTGCGGGAGCAAATCTTGAGCAGTTGCGCCCAAGAATTGAGCAGTTAAAAAGTTATCTAAGTGATGCCATTACTGAAAAAGATGTTTTCATTTTAGCATACAATCCTTTAGATCAAAATGTTTACGTAAGTAAAAATGAAGTTCTGAAAGGAAAAATTCCTGGATTCGATTTTAAAAAAGCATTATTCGGAATCTGGCTTTCTGACAAACC from Flavobacterium sp. KACC 22763 includes these protein-coding regions:
- a CDS encoding chalcone isomerase family protein, whose amino-acid sequence is MKKILLLLTVLLSLQFSTVSAQTQIDVNGVTVPRKIEFQGKPLQLNGAGGRSKMWLEVYVQALYLSQLTQDPQFIIDSDTEMAVRIEITSSMVSSSKLTKAMNTGFEKSAGANLEQLRPRIEQLKSYLSDAITEKDVFILAYNPLDQNVYVSKNEVLKGKIPGFDFKKALFGIWLSDKPVDETLKKHLLGQ